The sequence GCAAGATATTAATGGAGagattaaaacaaaaaaaaataataatagtacatatgaacattttttcaaaaatatgaacataacAATTCcaataaataatagtaataatatgaatcTATTCGGGTACCTAAACTGTAAACATGAAGAAAGTGATGTacatattcttaaaaaaattttcaaattctCTTCCAATTTTTCCACTTCTTGCAATAGTGCTTTTTTCATCCAACcagaatttaaaaaacatgtTTCTTCACTTTTGCCAAATCATATTAATCCAAAAAAGGTTCTGACCATACTTGACATAAACAATGAAGAGAGGAAACTTAGGTTCAATGCCCCTGCTGCGAAGCGAATGATTCTAAATAGTTTAAGTAACAACCATCCGCAAATATATTCCTATTCCAAATTTAACCATTTCAAGAACTTGGATGTAAACCATGTCCATTATAATAATGCTGCCAATCACGCCAATCACGCCAATCACGCCAATCGGTCGAATTATGCAAACGACCACAGGACAAATGGAAGTCAGAATTACAACAGgtatagtaatagtaacaataacgGCAATTACAATAGCAGCAATTATAATAACAGTAGTTACAATAATGGTAGTAGTAAGGGCAACATGAATCACGACCCTTATACGAATTCACAGAAAAATTACTGGCACCACCACAACCAAAATTACCAAAATGGTCAAAATTAcctaaatgataaaaattatcagAATAGTCAAAATTATCAGAATAGCCAAAATTACCAAAATTATCAAAACTCgaattatagtaataattacCCTTCATTACCTTATAAAAATTCTAGTATGTACAAAATGCCGAATAATAATTCTGCTCCCCATACCCGTGATAATAAGAGAGATAATAACTATAGTACCTACAATAACAGTAGTAATTATAACAACTACAATAACCATAATAACAGTAGTAATTATAACAGTAGTACTTATAAGGGTGGTAATTATAACAGTGGTAATTATAACAATGGAAATTATAACAATGGAAATTATAACAATGGAAATTATAACAGTTATACTAATCAAAGAAATTCATACAGCAAAGACGGCGCAAAGTATGAATCACCCTACAAGGTTTCATACAATacgaattataataataatcatggaaagtataaaaatgataGATCCACGTCACAACATGTTCATAATACTAGCGGTAATTATCTTAATGACTATAGAAGTTACAATAATAGTGGCAGCGGTAAtcataacaataataataataataatagcaatagtaataTGCACAGTAACAGTcacaataacagtaatagaaATTATAACGAGGGAAACTATTACGAAAGGaactcttttaaaaataacgtGAACAGTACATCGGGGGTCAATAAAAAGACAAACCATTATAACAGATCTATGCCCTATAAAGACAAAGAATACTAATTGAACTGTTTTAAAATTGCACACATTGTACCTGCAGTTAACCCGTTAAATTGCTAATAATGAGCGAGGGAGAAAGAGTAAgggaattttatttttctttgccTTTCGATTAAAacgaaattatatatatatatatatatataaatatttattaatttctgttaattattttagtTTGCTCTGTTTTACTTTACTCCATTTTATTATGGATTTTACATTTGGGtttaatacaataaaatgtattcatGAGTTACACActtcatttcttttatgcAGAATTATGTACTGATAATAAAAGTTATTTGTATAAATGATACTAAATTTTAgttgtttttttcaaatatttttatgtaatgcGAAATTGTTTTCTACTCcccttatctttttttttttttttttttttttggtgttatatttttgttgcgaatgtatatatattatatgtacacgtatgtgtgtatgttcgcaaaaaaaaaaaaaaaaaaaaaaaactccaTTATGACAAAaactttcattatttttaaatagttataaagtttttattttatatatctaaCTTTtaggatatatattttaatatgtacttaaagaaaaatattctataaTGTATGggcattattttataatgaatttttaaaaaagacgGCAACTAATACAAgcttcaaattttttatgagttaaaaaaaaaaaagtaacatATACTTATTCAAATGTGACGAAATTTCATGCATAGTAACCCAAACCTCTGATTTTAAGTGTGCATATAGTTAAATCcaggaaataaaatataaaaagaaagacGTCATTAATTGTTGAAAAtgtataagtaaaatatataacttaatAGTTGCACATCCTAATGTTGAGAATTCTAACTTGCGCGTTAAACAAGATGATCGATATATAAGAAGTactaaacaaaaaaaaaattaccttgcgtgtgcatatgtattatatgtacatatatatatatatatatatatatatgtttacatgtTTATTTGGCTAAAATGTGGTATGATCTTTTATTGTCTTTTTAAAGGGGGAAGAATGATATCATTAAAGTAACCTATTCATTCAATGTGTTACAATTAtcgaaaaaacaaaacatccTGTTCTATGCAAAAATGTTTCCCGGATTTTAAATTTgatgttttaaaaatgatatattaacctagatcttttatttaaaatacgGCTAAATTAAAAGTGTGCAAATGATTTTAATagaataggaaaaaaaaaaaaaaaaaaaaaaaacactgAATAGTTCATAATGCATGTTCCTTCTATGATGCagtttttatgaaaataaaaaaaaaaaattgcgcTAATTAGATATTTAACCTGATTAggcaaggaaaaaaaagaacaaaaatgaaaaaatgtgtaaaaaTAGGGAAAAGAAGGTAAATATGGGTAAAAAAATTCTGATTTTGCTATACAACTGCACTAAacaattgtaaaaatgacaatatttctattattttgcATGAATATTTCAAGTGTCctaacgaaaaaaaaaaaggaaaaaaaaatgtataatatttgttatatctatagtattatatatatatgtgtgtattaaaaaggaatatattagCAAGTTTCTGTATCTAcacaatttatttaaattccCCGAAACATAACATTGGAAATATGACATTTTCCGTAtagccaaaaaaaaaaaaaaaaaaaaaagaaagaaaattgCTTTTacttgatttttttttctgttttattaacaagcaatattttataagaaaaatattttatttttacggctttccataatttttatattttatattttattttttctttctttctttatttaattatttttatttttatttttttgtcaaAATAACACGTATGCACACAACACAATAGAATAGTGCTAACAAGTATTCTTTGAGGAAATTAcagcataaatatatatacatatatataacgcGACGTATGCTGATAATTTTTAAGCGTGATGTTTGTTTAAGTTTAATACACAATGATCTATtgttcatatacatatgtgcatatatatatatatatatatatatacacatgtctatatttatttgtatactTTTATATCTGTTTTAACGAAAGCATTAAATCATTTAGTAACAGCGTCGTATAAAAACATCAGTAATATTGCGTGCTGATGATTTATAAATACTCcattgtttttttgtttcaatttcgtaataaatattaatattaatctttctttcttttttttttttctttacctttctacttcatttttttacttcttccTGTTTTCACTTCTTCCTGTTTTCACTTCTTCCTGTTTTTACTTCTTCCTGTTTTTACTTCTTCCTGTTTTCACTTTTTCCTGTTTTCACTTCTTCCTGTTTTTACTTCTTCCTGTTTTTACTTCTTCCTGTTTTCACTTCTTCCTGTTTTTACATCTtcaattttatatcttttcattttttagttttaaaGAATACTAAAATAAGGAAATtgttttcccttttttttgttgtcaGTTAAATGTTATTCAAACATCGAACAGCTTTTTGTGAAAGCTTACATGCtaaatttatattctctattattttaaatattttttttgtgaaccttcattttaattaaatattctaATACTCATAAGTATTAATTTCTTTGCACAGAGCTTAACATTCTGTcaactattttttaataaaaaaaaaagaaaaaaaaagaagatacaTAATAGAAATGCAAATAATTACAGAGAAACCAAAAATAACATTTAGCACCTTTGAGGAGgactttaaaaataatgatcattctgattattcaaaatatataaaagggCATGATAAAAACAGAGATcaagaatatttatatgcaaaCAGACTAATATCTTTGGATAGAAACAGTGAacaaagaagaaaagaatcTCCTAGTAAAAAACCAGGTTTATGTGTAGATGAGTTATGTACATGTGGTTTTCATAAATGTCCTAAAATAATAAGACCATTACCATTTGAAGGTGAAAGTAATTACAGAAGTGAGTTTGGACCAAAACCACTACCTGCTTTGCCTCCCAGGGCAGAAACAAAATTAGTTAAATCATTACCATTTGAAGGTGAGAGTAATTACAGAAGTGAGTTTGGACCAAAACCACTACCTGCTTTGCCTCCCAGGGCAGAAACAAAATTAGTTAAATCATTACCATTTGAAGGGGAAAGCAATTATAGAAGCGAGTTTGGACCTAAACCTTTACCTGCTTTGCCACCAAAAGTTGAACAAAAACAGCCAAAATCATTACCATTTGAAGGTGAAAGCAATTATAGAAGCGAATTTGGTCCAAAACCTTTACCTGCTTTGCCTCCCAGGGCAGAAACGAAATTAGTAAAATCATTACCATTTGAGGGAGAGAGTAATTATAGAAGCGAATTTGGTCCAAAACCTCTACCTGCTTTGCCACCAAAAGTTGAACAAAAACAGCCAAAATCATTACCATTTGAAGGTGAAAGCAATTATAGAAGCGAATTTGGTCCAAAACCTCTACCTGCTTTGCCACCAAAAGTTGAACAAAAACAGCCAAAATCATTACCATTTGAAGGTGAAAGCAATTATAGAAGTGAGTTTGGACCTAAACCTCTGCCAGTTTTACCACCAAAAATTGAACAAAAACTTCCAAAATCGTTGCCATTTGTAGGTGAGAGTAATTATAGAAGCGAGTTTGGTCCAAAACCGCTACCTGCTTTACCTGCGAAGGTAGAAACAAAATTAGTAAAATCATTACCATTTGAAGGGGAAAGCAATTATAGAAGCGAGTTTGGACCTAAACCTTTACCTGCTTTGCCACCAAAAGTTGAACACAGACCACCAAAGTCTCTACCATTTGAGGGAGAGAGTAATTATAGAAGTGAGTTTGGCCCAAAACCGCTCCCCGAATTACCTCCAAGGAGTGAAGCTAAATTAATGAAACCATTGCCATTTGAAGGACAAAGTAGCTATAGAAATGAGTATGTACGTAAAGTGCTTCCCCTCTGCCCAGTTGATTTATTACCTAAATATCCTGCACCTACATACCCATCTCAACACATATTTTGGGATGCCGCATCTAGGACTTGGTACTAAGCGTTAACCAGAAAAACGATGTTTCCTTTACGTGCAAAAAGGAACAGATGGGAATCATATGAGCAGCAGATGGACAACAAATAAGAAACGATTTAACAATGaatgaattaattatttatttgtatatacatatatgttattattaaaacaaaataaaaaaaaaattaataatataaattgagATGTACTAGTCGAACTAAGTTAAATTATTTCTCTTTAAATAGTAAATTAcattttcttcataattattGTGAACTTAATTTTTGCATTTCCGTTAACAACTGtgtgtatgaatatatagtacatttatttatgtgttTTTGATAAATTTGATAGAAACCCCATACCCCAACCTCTAGCTTATTAGTATATTGTTTACCACGTTACCTTTGTATtccaacaaaaaaaatatatataaaaaatataaaaaagaataaaatgcAAAGAAACGAAACTAAACGAAAcgatataaattataataatataaaacgaAACAAAACAAAGCATTGGTGTTGTATCCAGCTATGCTACATAGgcacataaattatttaactcAGTTATTCGtagtttgaaaaaaaaatggcatACTAGTATAAGCACATATATGGCAGTATTCTTCATTTTATGAATTCTGTTTATTTCGCACATTTTGTgggttcatttttttttttttttttcatctgtTTACTTGCTTTTTACTTAACATGATATTTTGCTACATTTGTCTCATTTTGCTACATTTGTCTCATTTTGCTACATTTGTCTCATTTTGCTACATTTATCTCATTTTGCTACATTTATCTCATTTTGCTACATTTATCTCATTTTGCTACATTTGTCTTATTTTGCTACATTTGTCTCATTTTGCTACATTTATCTCATTTTGCTACATTTATCTCATTTTGCTACATTTATCTCATTTTGCTACATATGTCTTCTTGTGCtgtattttgtattaattgGACATtagttaaataaaatacatattgtGTCTCTTCCTTATATTTCACATTAACAAGCCCCATAAGTAATATGCacattttccattttttcgcATGTgtgcaattttttaatatataatttttggaGGGGAGGggtcatttttaatatgcatatttatatagatttactttttttttttttttttttttttttttatttctacaTTTATAAAGCTAcgcatttattaaaattaaatttacaaaaatttgttttttgctAGAAATATTGGcgcaaataataaaataatgaaaaaggtaTGTATCACTTTTTGCATATCCGAGTTTCCAAATTGCTTGATGACATTTTTTTGAAAGCTAACTTTGTTAAAGTAAAGGTTATGTGCGAATTATGTATGTAAGCGTGAGCTATTAATTACCCATATGCTGATATCACAATTTGTATGccaatatttattaaatataatattaacaactAGTGCATGATGGAAGTGGGGGGACAGGTATAATATGAATACGTTTtataagataataaaaaaaaaaaaaaaaaaaaaaggtatactGACATAAAagtttttgatatatttttgctGAGACACAAACATTTGGAAAAAGCATTTATAATTTGCAGGGTTCATTATAAAGGCGCGTACACTAAAAACTAAGTAAATCaagtatgtataaatatatatatatatatatatataatacacgcatacttaacaaaaaaaaaattgaatatgcttaaaaataaagaaatgtaTTTGTCAAGGTGCTTTCAGcacaattattttatataagcaGGAATGCACAGCGGAATGATAAGTATTGCAATTTTAGccaaaaaaaagatgaacaAATATGAGCGTaatttgctattttttaattaacaaCGTGTTCACATGCTAtacaaatttaattaaaatactgGAATGCATACCCACGTACACCCGTCAATGTGTTCACCACTGATTAGAGCTCGTAGTTAATATAATCGAGACTAAACTGCCTTTTGGCATACTCCTTTACATGCATAATGTCTTCTCTTGATCTGAGTTTTTTAAGtagaatatttaattttgtaacTACTTCAATGACTTGACTgattgaatatttattaacttttttcGAAACATCCCGCAAAACATCTAggaataataattcttttaattcgTAGGAACTAACGTCACGTGAGTTTCTAATTAAACCATAGAGAAGGAATTCATATAGGATATAATTCGAATCGtctttatttaaatacaatttataaaaatccATAAGGGGAGTAAATAAAGCTTTAAATTTGGactgttcatatatattaaataacatagtttcaaatatattctttaaacTGATTATAGCATactcataattatttttatttatatcacCTGAACTTGCAAATGCTTTAAGTATTAATGCTAATGCATCagttacatttttctttccttcttca comes from Plasmodium malariae genome assembly, chromosome: 7 and encodes:
- the SPM1 gene encoding subpellicular microtubule protein 1, putative — its product is MQIITEKPKITFSTFEEDFKNNDHSDYSKYIKGHDKNRDQEYLYANRLISLDRNSEQRRKESPSKKPGLCVDELCTCGFHKCPKIIRPLPFEGESNYRSEFGPKPLPALPPRAETKLVKSLPFEGESNYRSEFGPKPLPALPPRAETKLVKSLPFEGESNYRSEFGPKPLPALPPKVEQKQPKSLPFEGESNYRSEFGPKPLPALPPRAETKLVKSLPFEGESNYRSEFGPKPLPALPPKVEQKQPKSLPFEGESNYRSEFGPKPLPALPPKVEQKQPKSLPFEGESNYRSEFGPKPLPVLPPKIEQKLPKSLPFVGESNYRSEFGPKPLPALPAKVETKLVKSLPFEGESNYRSEFGPKPLPALPPKVEHRPPKSLPFEGESNYRSEFGPKPLPELPPRSEAKLMKPLPFEGQSSYRNEYVRKVLPLCPVDLLPKYPAPTYPSQHIFWDAASRTWY